In a single window of the Acidobacteriota bacterium genome:
- the lptB gene encoding LPS export ABC transporter ATP-binding protein: MEGLSAHDLEKSFGGRKVVDGVSIEIRKGEVVGLLGPNGAGKTTSFHLILGLVPPNGGRVTLNGKDITTLPMYLRARRGVGYLPQEASIFRRMSVEENLLAVLEMGPLSREERRARCDSLLQEFGLERIARSPGYALSGGERRRAEIARALASDPDYMMLDEPFAGIDPIAVSDLQRIVVQLKEKGLGVLITDHNVRETLQITERAYIISQGKIFRHGTPAELASDAEVRRVYLGDNFKLH; this comes from the coding sequence ATGGAGGGTCTCTCGGCCCACGACCTCGAAAAGAGTTTCGGCGGTCGCAAGGTCGTCGATGGCGTCTCGATCGAGATCCGTAAGGGTGAAGTGGTGGGCCTGTTGGGTCCGAACGGCGCCGGCAAGACGACGTCATTTCATTTGATCCTGGGACTCGTTCCGCCAAACGGAGGTCGGGTCACCCTGAACGGCAAGGACATCACGACCCTGCCGATGTATCTGCGTGCACGTCGCGGCGTCGGCTACCTCCCCCAGGAGGCATCCATCTTTCGTCGTATGTCCGTCGAGGAGAACCTACTCGCCGTTCTGGAGATGGGCCCTCTCTCACGGGAAGAACGACGGGCCCGCTGCGACTCGCTGCTTCAGGAATTCGGGCTGGAACGAATCGCCCGCTCGCCCGGCTATGCATTGTCCGGCGGCGAACGTCGACGTGCCGAGATTGCACGGGCGTTGGCCAGCGACCCCGATTACATGATGCTGGATGAACCGTTCGCGGGAATCGACCCTATCGCAGTTTCAGATTTGCAACGCATCGTGGTGCAATTGAAAGAAAAAGGGCTCGGAGTCCTCATTACGGATCACAACGTGCGTGAGACTTTACAGATCACGGAACGCGCCTATATTATCAGTCAGGGAAAGATTTTTAGGCACGGAACCCCCGCGGAATTGGCCTCCGATGCAGAGGTCCGTAGGGTATATCTCGGAGACAACTTCAAGCTGCACTAG